One Gadus chalcogrammus isolate NIFS_2021 chromosome 22, NIFS_Gcha_1.0, whole genome shotgun sequence genomic window carries:
- the LOC130376182 gene encoding complement C1q-like protein 3: MRLQLSLPFIQSTPNQDPPEDKLNQGQTKEHLKPKRRSRREPWSARSSSWRIFSSGQCQDTDPSRDPDASLAVCKSDIRDLGVHSAQILELQRLIQEQAQQLMALKESTLAAVPRMAFTAAVGHSLGPVPIDITVKYQMIISNMGNGYNPTTGIFTARVSGMYYFRYTMYNNVGPTPNSFMSLMKNGQRLVSTWDTTGDDSNDSASNAAVLQLEAGDDVYTLLYANRQIYDDVANYNTFSGFLLFPL; the protein is encoded by the exons ATGAGGCTTCAGTTGAGTTTACCATTTATTCAA TCAACACCAAATCAAGATCCACCTGAAGACAAACTAAACCAAGGCCAGACCAAGGAGCACCTCAAGCCCAAACGGAGGTCCAGAAGAGAACCATGGAGCGCACGTTCCTCCTCTTGGCGGATCTTCTCCAGCGGCCAGTGCCAAGATACGGACCCCTCCAGGGACCCCGATGCCAGCCTGGCCGTCTGCAAGTCCGACATCAGAGACTTAGGGGTCCATAGCGCCCAGATCTTGGAGCTGCAGAGGCTGATCCAGGAGCAGGCCCAGCAGCTAATGGCTCTGAAGGAGAGCACATTGGCCGCTGTGCCCCGGATGGCCTTCACCGCCGCGGTGGGCCACTCCCTCGGCCCCGTCCCCATTGACATCACGGTCAAGTACCAGATGATCATCTCCAACATGGGCAACGGCTACAACCCGACCACGGGCATCTTCACCGCCCGGGTGTCCGGCATGTACTACTTCAGATACACCATGTACAACAATGTGGGTCCAACGCCCAACTCGTTTATGTCACTGATGAAGAACGGCCAGCGGCTGGTGTCCACCTGGGACACAACGGGGGATGACAGTAACGACAGTGCCAGCAACGCTGCCGTGCTGCAGCTGGAGGCCGGAGACGACGTCTACACCCTGCTCTACGCCAACCGCCAGATATATGACGATGTCGCCAACTACAACACCTTCAGCGGCTTCCTGCTCTTCCCTCTGTAA
- the LOC130375688 gene encoding complement C1q-like protein 3 yields MERTFLLLAAFIFSSGQCRDTDPSRDPDASLAVCKSDICSLIRDLGVYSAQTLELQRLIQEQAQQLKALKESTSAAVPRMAFTAALGPSLDPVPIDITVKYQVIISNMGNGYNPATGNFTARVSGMYYFRYTMYNNLNSPVANSGMSLMKNGQRLVSTWDTAGDDSNDSATNAAVLQLEVGDNVYTKLYAYRELHDDSRHLNTFSGFLLFPL; encoded by the coding sequence ATGGAGCGCACGTTCCTCCTCTTGGCGGCCTTCATCTTCTCCAGCGGCCAGTGCCGAGATACGGACCCCTCCAGGGACCCCGATGCCAGCCTGGCCGTCTGCAAGTCCGACATCTGCAGCCTCATTAGAGACTTAGGGGTCTATAGCGCCCAGACCTTGGAGCTGCAGAGGCTGATCCAGGAGCAGGCCCAGCAGCTCAAGGCTCTGAAGGAGAGCACATCGGCCGCTGTGCCCCGGATGGCCTTCACTGCCGCGCTGGGCCCCTCCCTCGACCCCGTCCCCATTGACATCACGGTCAAGTACCAGGTGATCATCTCCAACATGGGCAACGGCTACAACCCGGCCACGGGCAACTTCACCGCCCGGGTGTCCGGCATGTACTACTTCAGATACACCATGTACAACAACCTTAACAGTCCAGTGGCCAACTCGGGGATGTCACTGATGAAGAACGGCCAGCGGCTGGTGTCCACCTGGGACACAGCGGGGGATGACAGTAACGACAGTGCCACCAACGCCGCCGTGCTGCAGCTGGAGGTCGGAGACAACGTCTACACCAAGCTCTACGCCTACCGCGAGTTACATGACGATAGCAGGCACCTCAACACCTTTAGCGGCTTCCTGCTCTTCCCTCTGTAA